The following proteins are co-located in the Rippkaea orientalis PCC 8801 genome:
- a CDS encoding LysR substrate-binding domain-containing protein, with the protein MAQMTLDQLRVFLAVAKYLHFTRAADALYITQPAVSAAIQNLESEYGIKLFHRLGRHIEITESGKLLQVEAQKILDQVALAEQGLRELNDLQRGELKIGSSLTIGNYWLPEKISYFQRCYPKINLNCTLANTEEICIGTATGKFDIGLIEGEVKPGLETILEQEVIGSDRLLIIVGKSHPWFQHKQIRLSQLTETDWIMREAGSGTQQRLEEALVRWGINLHSLKVNLILNTGEMIKAVIEDSQAAAGISDLMVRKELKLGILRSIRIIDDRNKKSQELELARPFLRIKHRERFQTKVSQAFEEILSLNEQESRQQLVL; encoded by the coding sequence ATGGCACAAATGACACTGGATCAATTGCGAGTGTTTTTAGCTGTTGCTAAATATCTTCATTTTACTCGTGCAGCCGATGCTTTATATATTACTCAACCTGCTGTCAGTGCAGCGATCCAAAACTTAGAAAGTGAGTACGGTATCAAGTTATTTCATCGTCTTGGTCGTCATATTGAAATTACAGAATCAGGAAAACTTTTACAAGTAGAAGCTCAAAAAATTTTAGATCAAGTTGCTCTTGCTGAACAGGGGTTACGCGAATTAAACGATCTACAACGAGGGGAGTTAAAAATAGGGTCTAGTTTAACGATTGGTAATTATTGGCTACCGGAAAAAATTAGTTATTTTCAACGGTGTTATCCTAAAATTAATCTCAACTGTACTTTAGCTAATACGGAAGAAATTTGTATCGGAACTGCCACAGGAAAATTTGACATAGGACTGATTGAAGGGGAGGTTAAACCAGGGTTAGAAACCATTTTAGAACAAGAAGTCATCGGGAGCGATCGCCTGTTAATTATTGTGGGGAAATCTCATCCTTGGTTTCAACACAAACAGATTAGGTTATCCCAACTGACTGAGACAGATTGGATTATGCGAGAGGCTGGTTCAGGCACTCAACAAAGACTCGAAGAAGCGTTAGTTCGATGGGGAATTAATCTTCATTCTTTGAAGGTAAATTTAATTTTAAATACCGGAGAAATGATCAAAGCAGTGATTGAAGACAGTCAAGCCGCGGCCGGTATTTCTGATTTAATGGTAAGAAAAGAATTAAAATTAGGCATACTTCGATCCATACGGATTATCGATGATCGCAACAAAAAATCTCAAGAATTGGAATTAGCTCGTCCGTTTTTAAGAATCAAACATCGTGAACGTTTTCAAACCAAAGTCTCTCAAGCTTTTGAAGAAATTTTATCTTTGAATGAGCAAGAATCAAGACAACAGTTAGTTTTATAA
- a CDS encoding YidH family protein, translating to MNFDFPSPISPDSSKQQELSRKKLNPSRIRDHLANERTYLAWMRTAVGLMGFGVVILRIRAFQPPSIPGPGFGWKLGLIFAGVGLLTVLLSTVQYFIVRRDIEEDTYEPPDRWVILFSLAIALLGSGIIYFVSTSSFDLVDIIM from the coding sequence ATGAATTTTGACTTTCCCTCCCCCATATCCCCAGATTCTTCTAAACAACAAGAATTATCACGGAAAAAACTGAATCCTTCTCGCATTAGAGATCATCTGGCTAATGAACGGACCTATCTCGCTTGGATGCGAACGGCCGTCGGATTAATGGGGTTTGGGGTCGTTATTTTGCGGATTCGTGCCTTTCAACCTCCCTCAATTCCTGGTCCTGGTTTTGGCTGGAAATTGGGGTTAATCTTTGCGGGAGTGGGATTATTAACCGTTTTGCTTTCAACGGTGCAGTATTTTATCGTGCGACGGGATATCGAAGAAGATACCTATGAACCCCCTGATCGCTGGGTCATTTTATTTAGTTTAGCGATCGCGCTTTTAGGGTCAGGAATTATTTATTTTGTTTCTACCAGTTCCTTTGATCTGGTGGATATAATTATGTAG
- a CDS encoding cadmium resistance transporter produces MIEFITAIATAIATFIATNLDDILILTLFFAQVGALFRRRQIVLGQYLGFILLVLASLPGFFGSFLIPTHYLKGLGVIPIILGITYLLKREEEETESLDAIAEQNNHPSWLKGWLSPQVYGVAAVTVANGSDNISVYLPLFASSTGHNLVIIVATFLLLVGVWCFVAYRLTHVTAIADWLKGYGDTLVPCVLIGLGVFIIKENLPLAFLALIISYFWAMSLNSDSLLPEDET; encoded by the coding sequence ATGATCGAATTCATCACCGCGATCGCCACTGCCATCGCCACCTTTATCGCCACCAACTTAGATGACATCCTCATCTTGACCCTGTTTTTTGCTCAGGTTGGTGCTCTATTCCGTCGTCGGCAAATTGTTCTTGGTCAATATTTGGGGTTTATTTTGTTGGTTTTAGCGAGTCTTCCGGGTTTTTTTGGAAGTTTTCTGATTCCAACCCACTATTTAAAAGGGTTAGGTGTAATTCCGATTATTTTAGGCATTACTTATCTCTTGAAGAGGGAAGAAGAAGAAACCGAGTCTTTAGACGCGATCGCTGAACAGAACAATCATCCTAGTTGGTTGAAAGGTTGGCTGTCCCCTCAAGTCTATGGGGTAGCGGCCGTTACCGTCGCCAATGGTAGCGACAATATCAGTGTCTATCTCCCCTTATTTGCCAGTAGTACAGGACACAATCTGGTGATTATCGTGGCTACTTTTTTGTTATTGGTAGGGGTTTGGTGTTTTGTGGCCTATCGGTTAACCCATGTTACGGCGATCGCGGATTGGTTAAAAGGTTACGGTGATACCCTCGTTCCTTGTGTGCTAATCGGCTTAGGCGTGTTTATTATTAAGGAAAATCTACCTTTAGCTTTTCTAGCTCTGATTATTAGTTACTTTTGGGCGATGAGTCTTAATTCTGACTCTCTTTTGCCAGAAGACGAAACCTAG
- a CDS encoding prohibitin family protein, with the protein MAKNKLLSNPTSLVFIGFFILIILNPFVIVNAGNRGVLMRFGKVQEQILGEGIHVIIPLVDTVKKLSVRIQKQEIAAEASTKDLQEVFTDLVLNWHINPETTNLIFQKIGEQQDIIERIINPAIEEIVKAVMAKYTAEEIILKREQVKTEVDSLLTQRLGNYYIKVDDISLVHIDFSPRFTEAVEAKQIAEQEAKKAGFRVLQAIKDAEVKINLAKGEAEAHQILQNSLTPEILKRQAINQWNGNLPLIMGKEDLKFLNLDLDDLKKL; encoded by the coding sequence ATGGCTAAAAACAAACTCTTATCTAACCCAACCAGTTTAGTATTTATTGGCTTCTTTATCCTCATTATCCTCAATCCTTTTGTTATTGTTAATGCAGGAAATAGAGGAGTGTTAATGCGCTTTGGTAAAGTTCAAGAACAAATCTTAGGAGAAGGTATTCATGTTATTATTCCTTTAGTCGATACCGTTAAAAAATTAAGTGTTCGTATTCAGAAACAGGAAATTGCTGCCGAAGCATCAACAAAAGATTTACAAGAAGTGTTTACCGATCTTGTTCTAAATTGGCATATTAACCCAGAAACCACTAATCTGATTTTTCAAAAAATAGGAGAACAACAGGATATTATTGAAAGAATTATTAACCCTGCTATCGAAGAAATTGTTAAAGCAGTGATGGCTAAATATACAGCCGAAGAAATTATTCTGAAACGAGAACAAGTGAAAACAGAAGTTGATAGTTTATTAACCCAACGATTAGGGAATTATTATATCAAAGTTGATGATATTTCTCTGGTTCACATTGATTTTTCCCCAAGATTTACTGAAGCAGTAGAAGCAAAACAAATTGCCGAACAAGAAGCCAAAAAAGCAGGGTTTAGAGTACTTCAAGCGATAAAAGACGCTGAAGTTAAAATTAATTTAGCCAAAGGAGAAGCAGAAGCTCATCAAATCTTACAAAACTCCTTAACTCCAGAAATTCTCAAACGACAAGCGATTAATCAATGGAATGGTAACTTACCGTTAATTATGGGTAAAGAAGATCTAAAATTTTTAAATCTAGATCTAGATGATCTCAAAAAATTATAA
- a CDS encoding cadmium resistance transporter, which translates to MNWLISTLITGIAVAIATTFDDNLYLTLFFGKVDRTFRPHHIVLGEYLGFTILVAVSLIGFLGGLIVSPVWIGLLGFLPVAIGISHLLNREEEQVVQTVSVPIKSTARPSRYRKKTLLETLLDPQTYRVSAVTIANGGNNIGIYVPLFASSTLPSLGVIVMVCYLTVGLWCFLSYHLTRQPMIAFVMAKYARKVFPFVLIWLGLSIVIENQSYQLFPVVSLLSR; encoded by the coding sequence ATGAATTGGCTAATTAGTACCCTAATTACAGGGATCGCTGTGGCGATCGCAACCACCTTTGATGACAATCTCTACCTAACCCTTTTTTTTGGCAAGGTTGATCGCACCTTTCGTCCTCATCATATTGTCCTAGGGGAATATCTGGGATTTACCATATTAGTAGCTGTCAGTTTGATCGGATTTTTAGGAGGTTTAATTGTTTCTCCTGTTTGGATTGGTTTATTAGGATTTCTTCCCGTTGCCATTGGCATTAGTCATTTGCTAAACCGCGAAGAAGAACAGGTCGTTCAAACCGTATCTGTTCCCATAAAATCCACTGCACGTCCCTCAAGATACCGTAAAAAAACCCTCTTAGAAACCCTATTAGATCCCCAAACCTATCGGGTTTCTGCGGTAACAATTGCCAATGGCGGCAACAATATTGGCATCTATGTCCCCTTATTTGCTAGTAGTACCCTCCCCAGTTTAGGCGTAATAGTCATGGTTTGCTATTTAACCGTTGGCTTGTGGTGTTTCCTTTCCTATCATCTCACCCGTCAGCCAATGATTGCCTTTGTTATGGCGAAATATGCGCGGAAAGTTTTCCCCTTTGTCTTAATCTGGTTAGGACTATCCATTGTCATTGAAAATCAATCCTATCAACTGTTCCCTGTTGTTTCCCTATTATCTCGCTAG
- a CDS encoding phosphatase PAP2 family protein yields the protein MSNVDFSELGKKSYSWLGIHGKTVIIGMILPLVIFSILAWQVNQAREGFSWEIAILLEIHNNAQPLLDKIARPLTNLGGFPGVMGLSIPIVLWLVYQKQWQKLAYFSVTILGNEILSFSTKILFHRIRPDLWEAAYIPAQKFAFPSGHAMRTLTFFIILFILTKGSGWNIIVSLVSGLFVLVIAWTRLYLGVHFPSDILGGWLMAITWTIGITLIFNLSPVQKEDELTK from the coding sequence ATGAGTAATGTAGATTTCAGTGAACTCGGAAAAAAAAGCTATTCTTGGTTAGGTATTCATGGTAAAACTGTGATCATTGGAATGATTTTACCATTGGTTATATTTAGTATTCTAGCTTGGCAAGTCAACCAAGCTAGAGAGGGATTTTCTTGGGAAATTGCTATCTTATTAGAGATTCATAATAACGCTCAACCGCTATTGGATAAAATTGCTCGACCTCTGACTAACTTAGGCGGTTTTCCAGGGGTAATGGGATTATCTATTCCCATAGTGTTATGGCTTGTTTATCAAAAACAATGGCAAAAACTAGCTTATTTCAGCGTTACCATTTTGGGTAATGAGATTTTAAGTTTTAGCACTAAAATTTTATTCCATCGAATACGTCCCGATCTCTGGGAAGCAGCGTATATTCCTGCTCAAAAATTTGCTTTCCCTAGTGGCCATGCGATGAGAACATTAACCTTTTTTATCATTTTATTCATATTGACAAAAGGAAGTGGTTGGAATATTATTGTTAGTTTAGTAAGCGGTTTATTTGTATTAGTTATTGCCTGGACTCGTTTATATTTAGGGGTTCATTTCCCCAGTGATATTTTAGGAGGTTGGTTGATGGCGATCACTTGGACAATAGGGATAACATTAATCTTTAATCTGTCTCCAGTGCAAAAGGAGGATGAATTGACGAAATAG
- a CDS encoding MauE/DoxX family redox-associated membrane protein: MNTIMSSTAVRVYRMSTPDHDCPWGLRAINLLTEKGITFEDILLTSTEEVTHFKTQHGVTTTPQIFFGETRIGGYTDLAQYLDVKAEKADYSYTPIFALFGTATLMTIATASGFSGLMGISLSMLASLKLMDINAFVESFAKYDLITQKFKPYGKVYPFAELLIGLGFLSNIAPLGTGVGSLLIGLSGAISVFKAIYIDKMALNCACVGGHSKVPLGVISFTENAIMALMGGMLIFSSISVEEVQSFRKLEPSSPPIVQLK; the protein is encoded by the coding sequence ATGAATACCATTATGTCATCAACGGCTGTTAGAGTTTATCGGATGAGTACCCCTGATCATGACTGTCCTTGGGGACTGCGTGCGATTAACCTGCTAACAGAAAAAGGTATTACTTTTGAAGATATTCTGTTAACTTCTACCGAAGAAGTAACCCATTTTAAAACCCAACATGGTGTGACGACCACCCCTCAAATTTTTTTCGGAGAAACACGCATTGGCGGCTATACTGATTTAGCGCAATATTTAGACGTTAAGGCTGAAAAAGCCGATTATTCCTATACACCCATCTTCGCTTTATTTGGGACTGCAACCTTAATGACTATTGCCACTGCTTCAGGTTTTAGTGGTTTAATGGGAATTTCTTTATCCATGTTAGCGTCCCTGAAATTGATGGATATTAACGCTTTTGTTGAGAGTTTTGCTAAATATGATCTGATCACTCAAAAATTCAAACCCTATGGCAAAGTTTATCCTTTTGCTGAATTATTGATCGGCTTAGGGTTCTTATCAAACATAGCTCCGTTAGGGACGGGAGTGGGTTCATTATTAATCGGACTTAGTGGGGCTATTTCCGTGTTTAAAGCGATTTATATTGATAAAATGGCTTTAAATTGTGCTTGTGTTGGGGGTCATTCTAAAGTGCCGTTGGGAGTGATCAGTTTTACAGAAAATGCCATTATGGCACTAATGGGAGGAATGTTAATTTTTTCGTCAATCAGTGTTGAAGAAGTTCAATCTTTTAGAAAATTAGAACCAAGTTCACCTCCTATTGTTCAATTAAAATAA
- a CDS encoding cadmium resistance transporter, whose product MTAFFSLFLTGILSFIATNLDDLLILTLFFSQNKNKSQVYSIVIGQYIGFTMIILASLPGFVGGLIIPKEWIGFLGLVPLIIGIKSLFDQPDNNPNIQLTEPIFNTTSSSIDIRRYLNSTVLYVASITIANGGDNIGIYLSLFSQRNLLDLTIILIIFYCLVALWCCLAYWLVKHPIIAKLLIKYGSVITPFVLIILGIFIFIDSGTFRLFIGN is encoded by the coding sequence ATGACAGCTTTTTTTTCTCTTTTTTTGACAGGAATATTAAGCTTTATTGCCACTAACTTAGATGATCTGTTGATTTTGACCCTATTTTTTTCTCAAAATAAGAACAAATCACAGGTTTATTCGATTGTTATTGGTCAATATATTGGATTTACAATGATTATTTTAGCTAGTCTTCCTGGGTTTGTAGGAGGATTAATAATTCCTAAAGAGTGGATTGGCTTTTTAGGATTAGTTCCCCTAATTATTGGTATTAAAAGTTTATTTGATCAACCCGATAATAATCCTAATATTCAATTAACTGAACCTATCTTTAATACTACCTCTTCGAGTATCGATATTCGCAGATACTTAAATTCTACCGTTTTATATGTTGCTTCAATAACCATTGCGAATGGAGGAGATAATATTGGTATTTATCTTTCTTTATTTTCTCAGAGAAATTTACTAGACTTAACGATTATTTTGATTATTTTCTATTGTTTAGTTGCTTTGTGGTGTTGTTTAGCTTATTGGTTGGTTAAACATCCAATTATTGCTAAACTTTTAATCAAGTATGGGAGTGTTATCACTCCTTTTGTTTTAATTATTCTAGGTATTTTTATTTTTATTGATAGTGGAACATTTCGTTTATTTATAGGAAATTAA
- a CDS encoding SLC13 family permease: MTLFLTLGIVVLALIILITEWFPADFTALMVAVILMVVGIVTPEEGLSGVSNPATLTVMAMFILSAGIVRTDATQPIRDVLLKWGGKETGRQILVMGAILGPLSAFMSNTAIVTIFLPIVEDWCRRSRISVSKLLLPLSYITILGGTITVLGTSTNILASGICVQLGYKPLGIFQLTPLGIIAFIIGLFYLSCVAPLLLPERKKPDQDLLAEDYDLKAYLTELVVTPTSSLIGQTIRQSEIQRKFDLDVLELIRNNNHFPQPLADKILKSQDILLVRSTQTELLKLREEKGLDILPDVQFPEETLTLELTSLEEKIAEVMILSNSRLIGSTLKDLRFRQRYNATVLAIRRGEELLRERLGQIPLRFGDLLLVQGPKDSFLGLQTTRELLVLEQRDIESLRPEKAPIAIAIMIGVVIITACHWLPILVSALLGVVLMVLTGCLKPGEIYGTVRWDVIFLLAGLIPLEIAMDKSGGTQWLVEKIVAVGGGLSGYELLLFFYLVTVFLTEIISNNAAVLLMIPLAVKIAQSLSFNPYGFILDVTFAASNSFMTPLGCQTNLIVYAPGGYRFLDFFRVGLPLTLLMAAIAPFLIMMIYGL; encoded by the coding sequence ATGACCCTTTTTTTGACCTTGGGTATTGTGGTCTTAGCCTTGATTATCTTGATTACTGAATGGTTTCCGGCGGATTTTACGGCCTTAATGGTAGCAGTGATCTTAATGGTTGTAGGCATCGTCACCCCAGAAGAAGGCCTCTCAGGTGTTAGCAACCCTGCAACGCTGACTGTCATGGCTATGTTTATTTTAAGCGCGGGAATCGTTCGTACTGATGCTACTCAGCCAATTCGAGACGTTTTGCTCAAATGGGGAGGCAAGGAAACAGGACGACAAATTTTAGTCATGGGAGCCATTCTTGGTCCATTGAGTGCTTTTATGAGTAATACGGCCATTGTGACCATTTTTTTACCCATTGTTGAAGATTGGTGTCGCAGAAGCCGTATTTCTGTCTCTAAACTTCTTTTACCCCTATCTTATATTACAATTTTGGGTGGAACGATCACCGTTTTGGGGACTTCTACTAATATTTTAGCCAGTGGAATTTGTGTCCAATTAGGGTATAAACCGTTGGGAATTTTTCAGTTAACGCCTTTAGGAATAATTGCTTTTATTATCGGTTTATTCTATCTGTCTTGTGTGGCTCCTTTATTATTACCTGAACGCAAAAAACCGGATCAAGATTTATTGGCAGAAGATTACGATCTCAAGGCTTATTTAACAGAATTAGTAGTAACTCCAACTTCAAGTTTAATTGGTCAAACAATCCGTCAAAGTGAAATTCAACGTAAGTTTGATTTAGATGTTTTAGAACTCATTCGCAATAATAATCATTTTCCTCAACCCTTAGCGGATAAAATTTTAAAATCACAAGATATTTTGCTAGTTAGAAGCACTCAAACAGAGTTATTAAAGCTGCGAGAAGAAAAAGGACTCGATATTTTGCCCGATGTTCAGTTTCCGGAAGAAACGTTAACCCTTGAATTAACCTCCTTAGAAGAGAAAATCGCTGAGGTGATGATTCTTTCTAATTCGCGTTTAATTGGGTCAACCTTGAAAGATTTACGCTTCCGACAACGCTACAATGCTACGGTTTTGGCTATTCGACGGGGAGAAGAATTATTAAGGGAACGCTTAGGTCAAATTCCCCTGCGCTTTGGCGATTTATTGCTGGTTCAAGGTCCGAAAGATAGTTTTTTGGGATTGCAAACGACGAGGGAATTATTAGTCCTAGAACAGCGAGATATCGAAAGTTTACGACCCGAAAAAGCTCCCATTGCGATCGCTATTATGATAGGTGTGGTTATTATAACTGCCTGTCACTGGTTGCCTATCTTAGTTAGTGCTTTATTAGGGGTGGTTTTAATGGTGTTAACAGGGTGTTTGAAACCAGGGGAAATCTATGGGACGGTGCGATGGGATGTCATTTTTTTATTAGCGGGACTGATTCCTTTAGAAATTGCCATGGATAAATCCGGAGGAACCCAGTGGTTAGTTGAAAAAATTGTTGCAGTTGGTGGCGGATTATCGGGATATGAACTGTTATTATTTTTCTATTTAGTGACGGTTTTTTTGACAGAAATTATCTCAAATAATGCTGCTGTTTTATTGATGATCCCCCTCGCAGTTAAGATAGCTCAATCCTTGAGTTTTAATCCCTATGGATTTATTCTTGATGTTACTTTTGCCGCTTCTAATAGTTTTATGACTCCTCTGGGATGTCAAACTAATTTAATTGTTTATGCACCCGGAGGCTATCGCTTTCTTGATTTCTTCCGAGTGGGTTTACCCTTAACGTTATTAATGGCTGCGATCGCTCCTTTTTTAATTATGATGATTTATGGATTGTAA
- a CDS encoding TerC family protein translates to MFEALISPLFSSDGFAILLALVTLETVLSADNAVALAALAGEVKPIKKQRLVLNWGLALAFILRIILLLSATWVMQFWQFEVAGGLYLIWLAGKHFWPYLTNENPEDSLGSQSSNNGYSTGRIILLIALTDLAFSLDSVTAAVALSDQMGLVLLGCTLGIITLRCLASLFVRWLTEFSYLADAAYLTILGVGLRLLGKVIIPDLIPPQWVMLAFIVILFTWGFSRRVTPEIPQPSQIWLTSLRSNPSKLTNLRD, encoded by the coding sequence ATGTTTGAAGCTTTAATCAGTCCCTTATTTTCATCCGATGGATTTGCCATTTTATTAGCTTTAGTCACCCTTGAAACGGTTTTATCGGCTGATAATGCCGTCGCTTTAGCTGCCTTAGCGGGAGAGGTAAAACCAATAAAAAAGCAACGCCTTGTCTTAAATTGGGGTTTAGCATTAGCCTTTATACTACGGATAATTCTACTACTGAGTGCAACTTGGGTGATGCAATTTTGGCAATTTGAAGTCGCCGGAGGACTTTATCTCATTTGGTTAGCAGGAAAACATTTTTGGCCTTATTTGACTAACGAAAACCCAGAAGATTCCCTCGGTTCACAAAGTTCTAATAATGGCTATTCTACGGGACGAATTATCCTCTTAATTGCCTTGACTGATTTAGCCTTTTCCCTCGATAGCGTCACCGCGGCCGTTGCTTTATCCGATCAAATGGGGTTAGTCTTACTCGGTTGTACCTTGGGAATCATTACCCTGCGATGTTTGGCTAGTTTATTTGTGCGCTGGTTGACGGAGTTTTCCTATCTAGCGGATGCAGCCTATTTAACCATTTTAGGGGTCGGTCTTCGTTTATTAGGTAAAGTCATCATTCCCGACCTAATTCCCCCGCAATGGGTGATGTTAGCGTTCATTGTTATCCTGTTTACTTGGGGATTTTCTCGACGAGTTACCCCAGAAATCCCCCAACCGTCCCAAATTTGGCTGACTTCCCTCCGTTCCAACCCGTCAAAATTAACTAACCTCAGAGATTAA
- a CDS encoding PAS domain-containing protein — MKIKLQLDKLLDTLVSNYFVLNKTSFFEKLLFQGKPAINKNRNKTHNQSTTEDLIVKLRQENEKLKQVLEAKEKVIKHLTTSDNLGFNPNDFQLIIEGVADGVLLVNDEGKVKFINPSAEKLFARPKSELINYFLGLPIADDSTEVTIFRPGGHIVMAEMRVSVITWKSKTAYVASLRDVTVST; from the coding sequence ATGAAAATTAAGTTACAGCTTGACAAGCTATTAGATACTCTTGTATCTAATTATTTTGTTCTTAATAAGACCTCATTTTTTGAGAAGCTTTTATTTCAAGGGAAACCCGCAATCAATAAAAATAGAAACAAGACACATAATCAAAGCACAACTGAGGATTTAATCGTTAAGCTTCGTCAAGAAAATGAGAAGCTTAAACAAGTATTAGAAGCAAAGGAAAAAGTTATTAAACACCTCACAACGTCTGATAATCTAGGGTTTAATCCAAACGATTTTCAACTCATTATAGAAGGAGTTGCAGACGGTGTATTACTGGTTAATGATGAAGGAAAAGTAAAGTTTATTAATCCATCGGCGGAGAAACTCTTTGCTCGTCCTAAATCTGAATTAATCAATTATTTTTTAGGATTACCTATAGCAGACGACAGTACAGAGGTAACTATTTTTCGTCCTGGGGGTCATATAGTTATGGCAGAAATGCGGGTTTCTGTCATTACTTGGAAGTCAAAAACCGCCTATGTTGCCTCGCTAAGAGATGTAACAGTATCAACCTAA